The Pan paniscus chromosome 17, NHGRI_mPanPan1-v2.0_pri, whole genome shotgun sequence genomic interval gtttattcttttaaaatatattaagacaTTAAAATGTGCTTATTGTAGTAAATGTACATAATAGAAACACactcaataaagaaaatcaacatgCCCCTCAATATTATCACTCAGGAATAATGACTACCAATTGCTCATGACTTATGAAAGGTAATATGCAGGAGGTATATAAGTAAGACGGTGGTACTTTCCTCTAGATAATTTGTATCATGctaagtattttgttttgtatgttcCTTGTAACATAAAACCCATGTCAATACTGcttcaaaaattgtttttagtaatatcaaaatatttaagatGGGCAACAGAGACCTTGAGGTGGGTGGGGGATACATGGAACTATATATGGAGCTTCGGACATACAGTCTAAGTGCTAAGCAAGCTGCTAAGTGGGGAAAATTTTGTACCTTCTTCGTGCAAGTTGTGTCAATTGCTATGCAATTTTTAAGTCAACAAGTTTTGAAAAACACCCATTTCaccaatgaaaaaattatttctattatatcCTGCACATATTCATTGAacctctgtgattttttttttttttttttttttttttgagatggagtctcactctgtcacctggcctggagtgcagtggcccgatcttggctcccttcaacctccgcctcctgggttcaagcaattctcctgcctaagcctcctcagtagctgggattacaggcacctgccaccacgccctgctaatttgtgtattttcagtagagacggggttttaccacgttggccaggctgtttgcaaactcctgacatcaggtgatctgcccgcctcagcctcccaaagtgctgggattacaggcgtgagccaccactcctggccatctGTGAAAATTTTAATAGAAGTATGTGATGACACTTACCAGCTGTGTCTGAAGTGTATGCTTCTGACCAGCATCATTCAAATATTAACTAACCATCCTTTAAAGATTAAAGGATAGCCACAAACATCATCATATTCATaccagagtttttttgttttgttgtatttttaaatattattttttaaacttttaacttcaggaatacatgtgcaggtttgttacataggtaaacttgtgtcatggggtgggtgttgtacagattatttcatcacccaggtattaagcctggtacccgttagttatttttcctgatcctctcccttctgccaccttccaccctctgaaaggccccagtgtgtgttgtttcccacCATGTGTTCAtgcattctcatcatttagctcacaCTTATGAGAACACACGCCTTTTGGTTTTtatgttcctgagttagtttgctaaggataatggtctccagctccatccatgtccctgcaaagggcacgatctcattcctttttatggctgcatagtattccatggtatctatgtaccatgttttcttaatccagtctactactgttgatgggcatttaggttgatttcatgtctttggtattgtgaagagtgctgcaatgaacataggcatgcatgtatctttataacagaatgatttatattcctttgggtatatacccagtaatgggattgctgggtcaaatagtatttctatcTTTAGGTTTTAGAGGAATTACACCACACATTATTCCACAagggctaaactaatttacactcccaccaacagtgtatgtattcccttttctccacaatctcgccagcatctgttagtttatgactttttaatgatagccattctgattggtgtgagatgatatctcattgtggttttgatttgcatttctctgatgatcagtgatgttgagctttttttcatgtgattgCCATACTGgagtttttaaaagttcattacTGTTCTTTGGTATTTagccaaaggagttgaaaacttaggtCCACACAGCTTTATTTAATTgccaaaatatggaagcaactaaGATGTTCTTCAGCAGGGgagtggataaactgtggtatatacctATAGTGGAATTTTATCCAATactaaaaggaaatgagctattaagccataaaaagacatgcAGAAAACTTAGATCCATATTTAAATTCAAAAAGTGAGAGAAGCCAATCTGAAGAGACTGTCAACTATATGATCCCAAGTGCATGACAGTCTGGGAAAGCCGAAACTAGAGATAGTAAAAAGACCAATGGTTATCAGCTGTTGGGGAGAGAGAGATAAATAGGCAGAGAATAGAGTATTTTTAGGGTTGttagaaactactctgtatgatactatcaTGTTGGATACAGATCATTATATATTGGTCCAAACCCATAGAAattacaacaccaagagtgaaccctaatgtaaactatagacttgggtgattatgatgtgtcaagGTAGGTTCATCTATTATAACAATTGTACCACTCTGGTGGTGAATGTTGATAATGAGAGGTTTTTCATGTGTGGGGAAGGGGGTAcatgagaaatctctgtactttctggTTAATCTTGCTGTGAACCTCAAATAAACACgctttcttcaaaaaattaaatatcaaacaaaatagaacaaaaggtGTCTGATATTAGAAGGTTTTATCAGAAAGTTTATTCTCATCTACCAATATTTTCACAACAGAATAATGATGTAAAGTTTTATCACTAATAAACTGGAATTTTTGAGGGTAGGTACACCAGATCTCACATCAATGATCCTCAGACAGTTACACTTAGGAGGTGATGTGAGCCTTCCATTAGTGGTGGCTTCCTAACCTAACAATCATACTTCTAAAACTaatcacaatgaaataataaGGAATGGGTGTTTTTAGAGTTTGTGATACACATTGCATAATGTCCTCTAATGTAATTTTGTCAATTTATATTTCAACATAAAAGGATATAAAATCACCTACCTTACTACCTCCTCTACAATTGTGAAAAttaattcagcttttaaaaatgtgaatttgatACCATAAAATTTATAGCAGCCATTTGTCAAAGGCCACTCCAATGCTataattaaattcttttttgcaggcaacatttatttccattccttaAGAATATTCCAAGGGAACATCTGTTTGTACTTCAAGTTGACTAATGTAGACTATCTAGTTTCCCTTATTCCTTTGGTTAAGCCATAATATGGATATGTGATACAAGTGCATTTCTGGGGCCTTGATCACTATGCTGCAGTGTCCTTGCAGTAACTGTAGAGTTCTACTCCTTTCTTATTTCCACTAAAAGTGCTTTCTTTCCAGTAGGATTCTGTAAAGCAAAACAGCTTAGGCCAAATGCAAACGCAATGTGTTCACATTTTTATGCACTTTAAAGCATCGGTCCATTGAACCAAACTAATATGaacatttggattttttcctatttttctttctctttgccttagTGTATCACCACAAtacaaagaaatttaagaaaaattgagtgaaaaaaacataaaagaaatataaaacaagaagtcAGGTAAGAAGCATTCATTGAAAACATATCATCTTTAATACTATTGGCTTCTAGATTAGCAAGAGAAATAGTAAAGGACAAAATAGcctacaagtttttaaaaaagctgtaGGAATAACATTTGATTAATGGAATAACTTTTTGAAAGATGGAAGAGAAGACAATACTCTGTACCATGTTCCGGTCTCCTTCCACTCCCTTTTCCTCACCATAAAGAAGCACTTGTCTGATGAAGTCAGATTCTAGGACACCCATGGTGCCCAAGTTTATTAATCTCACCAAGGTATAATCTTCAAATATCCCTCCTAACACATTTCAAGAACCTATGCAACCTGAAAGAAGGCAACTGCTGTGCAGAAACCTTCAAGACAGTCCATTGTAACTCCTCTGAACCACACTGCACCCTAAGCCGCCTCATATAGAAATTCCTGGGCCACCAGCAGGGTTGAGCTATGTGTTTAAAGCCCCTGCTCGTGGGTACATGTTTTATggcattatttatttgtttgtttatttttttcatcagttgAAGTGGAAAGCCAATCCATAACCTGGTAagcattcttctctttctctctctctccctctctctcttgcatttcattctcttttcttcttaaccATGATGTTCAGGTAGTCTTTTGTTGGTTGAAAGGTGACAAGATGTCAGTTTGTGGATTTagtaggagagagggaggggcagTTTGGGGCCTGTAGGCTAAGCCATGTGCTACAGCTCAGTTTCCTTGGAGGTACTTCACTGGGGTGGGGATGGAATGTCTCAGACACGGGATGGTACCATGCTTTCCATTTAGCATAATTCATATGTATTTCTCCCTAATGGACACTGCATGTGGAAGAATAATTCTCATTTGTGCTAAGTTTTAGATAAGCCAATGTCCTTAGCTACAGATAGCTCTAACTCCTAAGACCATAACTGGACAAATCAATCTTGATATGGCTTAAACAATGACTAATTCTACTGTCGGTAGTAAAACCAAGATAATCTGATGGGACAGACATTCCCTTATTACTTCATTCATGCTGTGATTCCACATCTCTCTATTTATTGATCATGGGTTTTCAGTAGGATGGCTATAGGTTGCCTTTATAACATTTCTGTGTGCAACCAATGCCTGACCCACTTGCTTCCCCAGTGACCACCATGGCTTCTATTGTCCTTCCCTGAAGACACTCTAGGTAGGACGAGACAACGATGGCTAGGCAGCGGCTCCTTAAGAAAGTTCTGCCCCGATCTGTCATCATTGCCACCACTGAAATAGATGCAGCATCAAGAATGCTCAAGGTGAGACTAAATGGGAAACCACTTTCAGAAGTCAAGAATATTTTATCTCTCTCTAGATTTTTTTAGTCTCTCTAATATGTTAAATATGAAATATGCTATTCCCTGTGGCAATAAAAATATGAGCATAAGGCTTTTCTTTAAGGGGCTCACATGCTAACAGAAAAGACAGAttgcacaaaaataaaacagcaaggaAAGTGAGACTGCAATATGGAACTGGGGATTCCAAACAGGAATCTGAATATTATGGTTGGATAAGGTCTGAAGTCGTGATGACATGTTGTTATTAGATGTAAGGTGAATGGAGCAGAAATAGAATCCCCTTTCCTTGAGGGGAATGTTCTCATACAATTCTGTGAATTTCAGTTCTTTGCtcctaatatatttaaaattacctACTTGGAATAACCACTTTCTCTGCATCTGCTCTAGCAGCCATGGTCACTACAGTATCTTCATTTCGTGTACTTCAAGCTTGTTTCTTCCAAATCTCCAGCCCCACTCTCACTCTCTGCTCCCTCCTGTATTCATCCTAAATATACTTGCTTAAGCCTACAGTTTTAAACCATAACACTTCCCCAGTTGATACAATAACAATCCAACTAGAGCTGGTGGGGCTCCAAATCTCACTGGATGTGGAATGGAGCTTAGAGGTGGCTTGGGTAAGGCCTGGCCTCTGAGGGAATCTTGTTTTTACTTGAACAAAAGGAAGTAACTTGAATAGAGGAAGACTTGGAGAATAGAAAAACTAAGTAAGAGACGGTCTCTGCACTTAAAGGAGCTGAAGTCCAATATGGTACCATGGCATATAGGGGAGGGTGGTGTTATATGGCTCGTTCATGAATTATACACACCCTAACACTGTAAACCACTCCAGGAGAAGGTATGAACCTGAAGAAGGAGGAGCCAGGATTTCCTTCTGAGTATCTGAGATGACACTTGGAGGAGAAATAGGATAAACTGGGAAGGGCAGCCACCACAGAAGATGGGGTGTGCTCATAGCTCTCTTTTTCATATCTCTAGTCCCTGGGATTTTTCAGATTcatgaaatgaaagaatggacAGGAAATGTAGCAATGAAAAAAACATAACTGTGTCCCTCTACTGCTATAGACTATGATTGTTAGATTAGTGTATATTTAAATCCTCACATTCACTTTTGCTTCAAAATAGAGGAATTGCAGTGGAATTAAAATTTCAGCTTTAGTACCACTGCTTATGTGTAAACTTTAACTTCACTATTATCCTTTAAGGTAGTGTTTTCAGATGAATGTTGAAAGTGTTTCTTGGGTCTTATAATCAGTGTAGAACATTTAGATTTGAGTTAAGGAGTACCTTTGCATATGGCCTCTGCCCATGAGCATTTGAAGACCCTATAAATCCTAAGATAGTTTACTGGTAATCCTCAACCTAATAtattcttttgctttattttaaattacacacaGATTAGAAAGTACAGTACAAATTTTATTGCTCAGTGGCCAAATCTGTAGGATTATTTTGGAGCAAAACATTTTACTCTTCAAGAAGTGGCTGTGGAAGGCTAGTTTATTGCGTGCCATCCTCTGGGGTTTGGTGGGTGCCTCCCTTCCTGCTTAAAATGTACCAGCATCACAGATacctttattttagttatttacaaATATTGCCAGAAAACACTTCTGCTATGAATTTGGTTTTGAAGTTTAAAATCCTTGATAATCAACATTTGTACTCCAGTTCAAAAAATCAGCAATAAGTAAACAGCAAGTCATTTTCATGTGAAATGAGAAAGAATGCGATGTCAGTCCTGTACTTCTCTAGAAACAGGAAGCTAAATCTCTCAGTACAATATTACCTTTTCTGGACACTTCAGCAGACCCTGAATCCTTGTTTAAAGGGGGGCATAAATCCCCATTCTCtgttttattaatattgtttAGGGATAATTTGGTAACAGGAAATTTAGCTTGACGTGGCAACTTAGGTTTTCCAGGACACTTTCATCCCTATAGCTGCCTTTTCCCACCCACCCCAAACCGAATTGCCTGTGTGAAATAGCCTGTTTGCTAAGGGAGATgaatctttctgtgtctgagaaGTACACATAGTTTTCTAACTCAGCATCTCTCTTTCTTCAGCACCTGTTTTTCTCTCTAGAGGAGTTTCATTTCTACTTCTGCACAGGGAGGATGAACAAACCTTTAATTAAATTACTTGAAATTTCAGTGatgatatctttaaaaatgattatacatctattctttaaatattttcccttAACTGCTAGAATGAACTCTCTACATTTCAATGGTGGATAGTATAATATAATAAAGCATTTATTAGAATATATTTAATGAGGCTCTGATTTCTATGTTACGAAAGCACGCAAAGTGTCCAATGCTTATGAATAACACGAAAGAGACATTGTTAAGCTTTTAATAAggacttttctttttgtaaatccaCAGTGCCTACAACCTATAACATAGATTCATATTTTATGGCCAAAAAGTAGCATGACATTGGAAATAATACAGAGACTGGgcattttttctcattaaaaatcaTAGGCTTAAATTTACACAATGGATATTCTCAACCAGTACCCTACATAGAAGAGAAAGCTGTTGCAGAAGTACAATATTCAGGTAGGGTAAGAATGAAAAAGTCTCTTATGCATGTTCCTATATTGCGTGCTCTGTCCCCATTTAATATCTGCTAGACAAGTCACAAAGGCCTCCCAGGGGATAGCAACAGATGATCTCTTTGAAGGTTTTCCTCAGTTCTTGACTCCGGAGTGCATAAATCAGAGGATCGATGATTGAATTACACATGATCAGTATGAGATACAAGTTAAAGTGAGACATGAAGCACACACAATATGGATTCTGAGGACAAGAGATGTAGAATATTAAGTGGAGGAAGAATGGGGCCCAGCAGACAACAAAGACGCCAATCAGGATGGTCAAGGTAATCGCTCCCTTCATATTGGCACCTTGGCGGATGGCACCAGTGCCGGGGAGGACAGCAATCCTCTTAATGTGAAGCCTGGCCATCAGGAACATGTGGACATAGAGAGAAGCCATGAGAGCCAGCATGGTGAAGAACATGGTGATGAGGCAGATGATGACAGCACTACTATCTGAGTAAATGATGAACAAAATGCCTGAAACCGTGCAAGCTGCCCAGATACAACTTATGATGATCCCAACCCTCTTAACTGTCATAATGTTATGGTACTGGAGAGCATAGAAGATAGTAAAGTACCTGTCCACTGCAATTGAAAGCAGGCTGCAAATGGATGCAAGCAAGGAGCTACAGATCACCGAGTCAATGACATTATCAATATTCACTGTGAAACTCTGTGCATCCGTATCTGTACTGTTTAATAGGGTGATGACAATGGTTTCTGATCCATTTGAAACGCTCACCAGCATATCAGCCACAGCCAGGCTGCAGATGAAAAAGTACATGGGTGAATGCAGATTCTTGTTCTTGGCTATTGCCACAATCACTAAGATATTCTCCAACAAGCTGATGACACCCAGAGTCACAAACACCTCAGGAGAGACAAAAAGTTGCTCGTAGCACCCTCCATCAGAGTAGCCTTTTCCAAGGGACTCACTGGCATTGCTGTGCAGTCTGTAACTGCTGCGGTTCCAGAGGTGCAGAGAAGTGTGCATCCCACGGTGGGTGGAGTTCACCATGCTGGCAGGAGAATTCCAGTGTCCCCCTGAATTGATTTAACCTCCTGGGTCAGGGAGTCGTCTCAGTTATTTACTCCAAGTCGTTATCTGTCTGAAAGTTGTGAGGCTAAAATTGCCATGCCTGCTGTGAGTAAATGTCACAAGTCCAGAGCTTGACATGGAGTTTTTAGTCTCTTTTAGGTACGACTCTAATCATCATCACTTTAAAATCTTGGGCTTCAAAATATTCATTCTCAGTTGAAAGAGTCTGCTCTTTGCTTTCTTGTTCTCACTTCTGCTTTAACTTTAATCTTATGCATTCAAGTCtgttcaaaataattttcctagAAGCTGCCATGCCATTGGGAGACGAATCTGTGCGCACATGCTCACATCGGCTGCCTCTCGGAAGCTTCTGTTTCCAGCCTGAGCGTTGCTTTGAGTGTTAGGGGCTGTAGGCGCCAGCTGCTGATTTTTATGATgtgtggagagaaaaaaaacatgTTCACGGTGGCTCCTCCTCCGCTTCCTTCTGACCAATCCCAATGCAACGGGAGTCTGTGAGACAGGATTATGTTTCAGAGACACAAATTGCAGGGTGACACAGATTCAGATGCAGAAGCTCCTGAAGTCTGAAGTCGAGAAGCAAGCCGGATAAGAGAGACTGAATTTCCCTTTTTAAGTTTTCAAGGGAAACAACTTGATCCCTAGAGGCCATTCTGTGATATCAAAACAAGCTATCTTGAGGCAGCCAGGTTCATTCTTATGTAAAAGAcatcatgtgtgtgtgtaaaatgaaatggaaagtataCTGTCCTATGTTCCTGAAACAGATACTCTGCTTTTTGGCTAGGATACTGAATTTATTTACcctcttaattttttgtttttattaagaaCCCAGCCAGTAGTGGTTCAATTAAAATACCTGGATATTTAATGATACAGATAGACATGGTATGGCTGGAAGAACTATGTAGGTAGCTATAAATTATGAATGGGTTCAAAAGGGGTTGATTTTAGTGCACTAATATCCCATATTTCTCTATTGAAGGGTTTGTGTTATAGCTGAAAAAAGGTgctttttatttacaatattttaaactcATACGGCATTAATGTAACTATGCTTACACTGAACTCAGGAAAATAATAAGctgcattctgtttttttttaagcaacttttttttaaacctccaTAGTTTAACGTATTGTAAGTTGAACCGACAAATACCTAGTAACTTTACTTATCAAGCCAAGACTGGTGATACTAGTTATTTATTGAAGTTTCTGAATATTTTGCTTAAGGTGGTTTGAAAGATGGCAGCAAAGTTACTTTCCAAATTAATTGAACAACAGATTATACaaaattttgtatattctttTCTTCTATGATTATTTTTGGTTTTAGTGCTCTATAGTTTGTAGCTGCTTATTTCAGGGTTAATTCTGAATCTCAATTACTTAGGTTGGGAATGTATCCTCTTTCCTTTTGTGACAGAGACAATACTAAGTATTGTTCCTGAGCATTGAGATAAATTAACGTCTTCCATCCACCTTTGGAATTGGGTAGGACCTTATGACTAAATTCTAGCTA includes:
- the MC4R gene encoding melanocortin receptor 4; the encoded protein is MVNSTHRGMHTSLHLWNRSSYRLHSNASESLGKGYSDGGCYEQLFVSPEVFVTLGVISLLENILVIVAIAKNKNLHSPMYFFICSLAVADMLVSVSNGSETIVITLLNSTDTDAQSFTVNIDNVIDSVICSSLLASICSLLSIAVDRYFTIFYALQYHNIMTVKRVGIIISCIWAACTVSGILFIIYSDSSAVIICLITMFFTMLALMASLYVHMFLMARLHIKRIAVLPGTGAIRQGANMKGAITLTILIGVFVVCWAPFFLHLIFYISCPQNPYCVCFMSHFNLYLILIMCNSIIDPLIYALRSQELRKTFKEIICCYPLGGLCDLSSRY